In a genomic window of Scyliorhinus torazame isolate Kashiwa2021f chromosome 5, sScyTor2.1, whole genome shotgun sequence:
- the LOC140418480 gene encoding uncharacterized protein, with protein sequence MEGKSIVHSAGEPYTCYVCGRGFSRSSDLTSHKCSHTEEKPWKCADCGKGFTYPSQLETHRRSHTGERPFTCSKCGKGFTRSSALSRHQQIHTGERPFTCPKCGKGFTQSSALSRHQQIHTGERPFTCSECEKGFSDSSNLQNHQRIHTGKRPFTCSECGKGFAILAHLLRHQKVHTDERPFKCPDCGTCYKSSGDLMSHQRVHTDERPFRCSHCGTGFRRSYHLTVHQRIHTEERPFTCAECGKGFTQSSALSTHQRVHTGERPFTCSECGKGFTTSPNLLRHQRGHKLRIQTVAWSHRT encoded by the exons atggaaggaaaaagcatcgttcacagtgcggGGGAACCGTACACGTGTTATGTGTGTGGACggggattcagtcgatcatcagacctcacaagccacaaatgcagtcacacagaggagaaaccgtggaaatgtgcggactgtgggaaaggattcacttacccatcccagctggaaactcatcgacgcagtcacactggggagagaccattcacctgctccaagtgtgggaagggattcactcggtcatccgctctgtccagacaccagcaaattcacactggggagagaccattcacctgccccaagtgtgggaagggattcactcagtcatccgctctgtccagacaccagcaaattcacactggggagagaccattcacctgctcagagtgtgagaagggattcagtgattcatccaacctgcagaatcaccagcgaattcacactgggaagaggccgttcacctgctcagagtgtgggaagggatttgctattttagcccacttgctgagacaccagaaagttcacactgatgagagaccgtttaaatgtccagactgcgggacgtgctataaaagttctggggatctgatgagccatcaacgtgttcacactgacgagagaccgttcaggtgctctcactgcgggactgggttcagacgatcatatcacctcactgtacatcagcgaattcacactgaggagaggccattcacctgcgccgagtgtgggaagggattcactcagtcatccgctctgtccacacaccagcgagttcacactggggagagaccattcacctgctcagagtgtgggaagggattcactacttcacccaacctgctgagacaccaacgaggccacaa ATTACGAATCCAAACAGTCGCTTGGTCACACcggacttga